One part of the Mesorhizobium sp. M4B.F.Ca.ET.058.02.1.1 genome encodes these proteins:
- a CDS encoding pilus assembly protein TadG-related protein: MLRGIRAFWHDQRGIALILVSVMLPAIVGFSLLAIDASRVNNLHNDLQKAADAFALAGAAELDGSSGSWARAERAMATLVDNESNFSTVGPNGRFTLTSGQPGGTLNCNNAGNISWCFLKAIPAADSTPITSANLATYVASSTQAVGEAETRFIQVTVAPTGFAAFFPASFVTSGASSTFSVGAVAVAGFTSGVCNFTPVFICNPYEMDSNGTNNAGNYTLQQAVSNPAVHRRLIELRKVGNGAAAGPGNFGFLEPPPGVGNGAQALAQTIATSTPIGCYESGSVSTKTGQNAGPVQDAFNVRFGIKANGSHFNSPEYGPASNVRKGAAAGGNGNGNGNGGGGGNQCPQYNQLTFGSPNMGLPRDATTPYMSGRMGDGNWDLSGYWSTNFGSTSHPSSWDTTKPTRYEVYKYEMAQGLVGTASAGGEVGTPSNACQPPVTSVDRRLLYGAILNCNALEAAGNDLSGHSTNLPVEAFGSFFLTEPVASASDDASVMVELVDVTGGAGQGTLDNFLRDEAQLYR, translated from the coding sequence ATGTTGCGAGGTATTCGCGCGTTCTGGCACGATCAGAGGGGAATAGCGCTGATCCTCGTCAGCGTGATGCTACCGGCGATCGTTGGATTTTCCCTCCTTGCGATCGACGCCAGCCGGGTCAACAATCTGCACAATGATTTGCAGAAGGCGGCGGACGCGTTTGCACTGGCAGGCGCTGCCGAACTGGATGGATCAAGCGGTTCCTGGGCGCGAGCCGAACGCGCCATGGCTACTTTGGTCGATAATGAAAGCAATTTCTCGACAGTTGGGCCGAATGGCAGGTTTACCCTGACTTCCGGTCAACCTGGCGGCACATTGAACTGCAATAACGCCGGCAACATTTCATGGTGTTTCCTGAAAGCGATCCCCGCAGCGGACAGCACTCCGATAACGTCGGCGAACCTTGCAACTTACGTCGCCAGTTCCACGCAGGCCGTCGGAGAGGCGGAAACGCGATTCATTCAAGTGACGGTCGCCCCTACTGGCTTTGCCGCGTTTTTCCCAGCTTCTTTCGTGACGTCGGGCGCTAGCAGCACTTTCAGTGTCGGAGCCGTCGCCGTGGCGGGTTTCACCTCCGGTGTCTGCAATTTCACGCCGGTCTTCATCTGCAACCCCTATGAGATGGATTCGAACGGAACGAACAACGCCGGCAACTACACGCTGCAGCAGGCTGTTTCCAACCCCGCCGTTCATCGTCGGCTGATCGAATTGAGAAAGGTCGGAAATGGCGCGGCGGCCGGTCCAGGTAACTTCGGCTTTCTGGAGCCACCGCCGGGTGTAGGGAATGGTGCACAGGCGCTCGCTCAGACGATCGCGACATCCACCCCGATCGGATGCTACGAATCCGGTAGTGTTTCGACTAAGACCGGCCAGAATGCCGGGCCGGTACAAGACGCGTTCAACGTCCGCTTCGGCATCAAAGCAAACGGCAGCCACTTCAACAGTCCAGAATATGGGCCGGCATCGAATGTTCGGAAGGGCGCTGCCGCGGGCGGCAATGGCAATGGCAATGGCAATGGCGGTGGCGGTGGCAATCAGTGCCCGCAATACAATCAGTTGACGTTCGGCTCGCCCAATATGGGCCTGCCCAGGGACGCCACCACGCCGTATATGAGTGGACGGATGGGCGACGGAAATTGGGACCTCTCCGGCTATTGGAGCACCAACTTCGGCTCCACGTCCCATCCATCGTCGTGGGACACGACCAAGCCAACCCGCTACGAGGTCTACAAGTACGAAATGGCGCAAGGTCTGGTTGGGACGGCTTCGGCCGGAGGCGAAGTCGGAACCCCATCGAACGCCTGTCAGCCGCCGGTTACATCAGTGGATCGTCGTCTTCTCTATGGTGCGATCCTCAACTGCAACGCGCTCGAAGCGGCGGGCAACGACCTGTCGGGTCATAGTACCAATCTGCCGGTCGAGGCTTTCGGCAGCTTCTTTCTCACCGAACCGGTTGCCTCGGCATCGGACGACGCATCGGTGATGGTCGAACTGGTCGACGTAACCGGTGGCGCTGGCCAAGGCACGCTCGACAATTTCCTGCGTGACGAAGCGCAGCTTTACCGGTGA
- a CDS encoding TadE/TadG family type IV pilus assembly protein, which yields MALAKARSTISCVTKRSFTGDAMAKCFFHHLDRFWRDSRGTALVEMAIIGPTMILLSAGVFEFGNLIHDKLLMEAGLSDAARFGARCNSQLYTDAGLAAINCADIATNIAVFGNVAGTGSARISGWQKANVTVTIAASGSCQDAVVAGVTKYRSTTSQVCIVRAAGTYAYAGVGMLSLVGVSPITLSGFHEERLIRF from the coding sequence GTGGCGCTGGCCAAGGCACGCTCGACAATTTCCTGCGTGACGAAGCGCAGCTTTACCGGTGATGCGATGGCCAAATGCTTCTTCCATCACCTCGACAGATTTTGGCGCGACAGTCGCGGCACCGCGCTTGTCGAAATGGCCATTATCGGGCCGACTATGATTCTTCTGTCGGCAGGCGTGTTCGAGTTCGGCAACCTGATCCACGACAAGCTGCTGATGGAGGCTGGACTGTCGGACGCGGCCCGCTTCGGGGCACGTTGCAATAGTCAACTTTACACCGATGCAGGCCTTGCCGCGATCAATTGCGCGGATATTGCCACAAACATCGCAGTGTTCGGTAACGTGGCGGGAACTGGCAGCGCGCGCATTAGCGGCTGGCAGAAAGCGAATGTGACTGTGACAATCGCTGCTAGTGGGTCCTGCCAAGACGCCGTGGTTGCCGGTGTCACCAAATACCGGTCCACTACTTCCCAGGTCTGCATAGTCAGGGCGGCCGGCACCTATGCCTATGCTGGCGTCGGGATGCTGTCGCTGGTCGGTGTCAGCCCGATCACTCTGAGCGGCTTCCATGAGGAGCGGTTGATCCGGTTCTGA
- a CDS encoding type II and III secretion system protein family protein, with product MRVYRRPLAAAAFALSCALLSLSPVAHAADRRIDVSNPTIHRIFVPVSQSVTIQVNSTLGDIVVGDEKIADAQPMTDKTLYVIGKGVGTTTVNLFSEDKRSLGTLQVEVGQDVSDMAAAIRQVAPRARIEIGSINGKIRLAGHVKDAATLASIVDVAQQYGPDAIINSVTIDDSQQVNLEVRVLEAKRNAGRDLGVSIRSTNGSGTSRTGTGIAAVDEDDVVLGPGNLLSGLLSNTNPFAALITRVIDSNIKVDLIIEALEAKGVVRTLAEPNLTTLSGESASFNAGGEVPIRSIGTDGNIQIEYKQFGVNLLFTPVVMDDSKIHIKLAPEVSDLTGFTTAGDPIFTNRKLATVVELRDGQSFAVGGLLSSKTTKLQNQVPWLGQVPVIGALFRNSSNQKEETELVVIVTPHLVRPTKPGEQLATPFDKTRPANDPEFFILGQLEVNKDMIRQYENGEGVTGPYGHMLDVKSKDKMLYVKK from the coding sequence ATGCGTGTGTACCGGAGACCACTGGCGGCCGCCGCTTTCGCCTTATCCTGCGCATTGCTGTCGCTAAGTCCCGTGGCCCATGCCGCCGACCGCCGCATCGACGTGTCGAACCCGACTATCCATCGTATCTTCGTGCCGGTATCGCAGTCGGTGACGATCCAGGTGAACTCCACCCTGGGCGATATTGTCGTGGGCGACGAGAAGATTGCTGACGCGCAGCCGATGACCGACAAGACGCTCTATGTCATCGGCAAGGGTGTCGGCACCACAACCGTCAACCTGTTTTCCGAAGACAAGCGCTCGCTGGGCACGCTCCAGGTCGAGGTCGGTCAGGATGTCAGTGACATGGCCGCGGCAATCCGCCAGGTCGCGCCTCGCGCGCGCATCGAAATCGGCTCGATCAATGGCAAGATCAGGCTGGCCGGTCATGTCAAGGATGCAGCGACCCTGGCCTCCATCGTGGACGTCGCCCAGCAATATGGCCCCGACGCAATTATCAACTCCGTGACCATCGACGACAGCCAGCAGGTGAATTTGGAAGTGCGCGTGCTGGAGGCCAAGCGCAACGCCGGCCGCGACCTCGGCGTCTCGATCAGGAGCACGAATGGTAGCGGCACGAGCCGTACGGGAACGGGCATTGCGGCCGTCGACGAAGACGACGTGGTGCTGGGACCCGGGAACCTGCTTAGCGGCCTGCTCTCGAACACCAATCCCTTCGCGGCACTAATTACCCGCGTCATCGACAGCAACATCAAGGTCGACCTGATCATCGAAGCGCTCGAGGCCAAGGGCGTGGTGCGCACGCTGGCTGAACCCAACCTCACCACCTTGTCGGGTGAGTCCGCCAGCTTCAACGCAGGCGGCGAAGTCCCCATCCGCAGCATCGGCACTGATGGCAATATCCAGATCGAATACAAGCAATTCGGCGTCAATCTGCTATTCACGCCTGTCGTCATGGATGACAGCAAGATCCATATCAAGCTGGCGCCGGAAGTGAGCGACCTGACCGGCTTTACCACTGCTGGCGACCCGATCTTCACCAACCGCAAACTCGCGACCGTGGTCGAATTGCGCGACGGCCAGAGTTTCGCCGTCGGCGGGCTTCTCTCCAGCAAGACCACCAAGCTGCAGAACCAGGTGCCATGGCTCGGCCAGGTCCCGGTCATCGGCGCGCTGTTCCGCAACTCAAGCAACCAGAAGGAAGAAACCGAGCTGGTTGTCATCGTCACGCCGCATCTCGTACGGCCGACAAAGCCCGGCGAGCAATTGGCGACGCCGTTCGACAAGACGCGGCCGGCCAATGATCCGGAGTTCTTCATCCTCGGCCAACTCGAGGTGAACAAGGACATGATCCGCCAGTATGAAAACGGCGAAGGCGTCACCGGCCCCTATGGCCACATGCTGGATGTGAAATCGAAGGACAAGATGCTCTATGTCAAGAAATAA